Proteins co-encoded in one Candidatus Stygibacter australis genomic window:
- a CDS encoding ATPase, T2SS/T4P/T4SS family, which translates to MSFNPQFARLGEILVHMGKVSEDQIKEALVKQNNFRLKIGETLVKLGYLTERDLLKALEQQLDIPVVVEDDLLELKVSVVKIIPEPFAVENRCIAVKRTDTTLFVAMTDPENIVILDSLKKIIDLPITPLLIGESVLTDTLERYYKSIRTSSQVEDAVGNFEFVAVDDEENEITIDSKGDEDAPAVKLINLIITEAIKSGCTDIHIEPLSKSSRVRFRVDGALREVMAPPISMHPGLVSIIKVMSKLNIAERRLPQDGHISLKTAMKSVDVRVSITPTVVGEKVVMRLLDKGEFGFTLTNLGFTEDNLDMFKKWIKRPYGINIVSGPTGSGKSTTLHAGLKEIMDIENNIVTVEDPVEYRLDGICQIEANSKIGLTFGKALRSVLRQDPDIVLIGEIRDHETADIAIKFSLTGHLVFSTLHANDAPSTVTRLIDIGIPPYLVASSLNLVMAQRLVRRVCPHCVKDYKPSDEELKGIDMSREVADKINFKKGAGCVHCDNTGYSGRTGIFEMLEVTPKIRHLIFDGANQDYIRDAALENGMLSLHESAIIKMKEGKTTINEVIKFTVVE; encoded by the coding sequence ATGTCTTTTAATCCCCAATTTGCCCGTTTAGGTGAGATCCTGGTACACATGGGTAAGGTTTCTGAAGATCAGATCAAAGAAGCCCTTGTGAAGCAGAACAATTTCAGACTTAAGATAGGGGAGACTCTGGTTAAATTAGGATACCTGACCGAAAGGGATCTTCTGAAAGCTTTGGAACAACAGCTTGATATTCCGGTAGTAGTAGAAGATGATCTGCTCGAACTGAAAGTTTCTGTTGTGAAGATAATTCCAGAACCGTTTGCGGTTGAAAATCGGTGTATTGCCGTAAAGAGAACAGATACTACTCTGTTTGTGGCTATGACCGATCCTGAAAATATTGTAATTCTGGATAGTTTAAAAAAGATTATTGATTTACCGATCACCCCACTTTTGATTGGTGAAAGTGTTCTTACAGATACTCTGGAAAGATATTACAAGTCTATCAGAACTTCTTCCCAGGTGGAAGATGCTGTCGGTAATTTTGAATTTGTGGCTGTTGATGATGAAGAAAATGAGATCACAATTGACTCTAAGGGAGATGAAGATGCTCCTGCAGTGAAACTGATCAATCTTATTATCACAGAAGCCATTAAATCAGGATGTACTGATATTCATATTGAACCTCTTTCAAAGAGTTCAAGAGTTCGATTCAGGGTTGATGGAGCTCTGCGTGAAGTTATGGCTCCGCCTATCAGCATGCATCCGGGTCTTGTATCTATTATTAAGGTTATGTCTAAGCTCAATATTGCTGAAAGAAGATTGCCCCAAGATGGTCATATCTCCTTGAAAACAGCGATGAAGAGCGTGGATGTTCGTGTTTCAATAACCCCTACCGTAGTGGGTGAAAAAGTCGTGATGAGACTCCTTGACAAGGGAGAATTTGGATTTACTCTCACTAATCTGGGATTTACTGAAGATAACCTTGATATGTTTAAAAAGTGGATCAAGAGACCCTACGGAATAAATATTGTGTCAGGTCCTACTGGTAGTGGTAAATCCACTACTCTCCATGCTGGTCTCAAAGAAATCATGGACATTGAAAATAATATCGTAACAGTTGAAGATCCTGTGGAATACCGTTTGGATGGTATCTGTCAGATTGAAGCTAATTCTAAGATAGGGCTTACCTTTGGTAAGGCTCTTCGCTCAGTTTTGCGTCAGGACCCGGATATCGTTTTGATTGGTGAGATTAGAGATCATGAGACGGCAGATATTGCCATTAAGTTCTCACTTACCGGTCATCTGGTGTTCTCCACACTTCATGCAAATGACGCACCTTCCACTGTTACTCGTCTTATCGATATCGGTATTCCTCCCTATCTGGTAGCCAGTTCTTTAAATCTGGTGATGGCACAGAGACTTGTTAGACGGGTCTGTCCACATTGTGTAAAAGACTATAAACCATCAGATGAAGAGTTGAAGGGTATTGACATGAGTAGGGAAGTTGCTGATAAGATCAATTTCAAGAAAGGAGCTGGTTGCGTCCATTGTGACAATACCGGGTATTCTGGTCGTACAGGTATCTTTGAGATGCTGGAAGTAACACCCAAGATCAGACACCTGATCTTTGACGGTGCTAATCAGGATTATATCCGTGATGCTGCTCTTGAAAATGGAATGCTTTCACTTCATGAAAGCGCCATTATTAAAATGAAAGAAGGTAAGACTACTATCAACGAAGTAATCAAGTTTACTGTCGTTGAATAG
- a CDS encoding prepilin peptidase, which yields MAIIYIFLFITGAAFGSFFNVCIWRIPLHQSIISPGSRCPHCLNNIKPWHNIPILSYLLLKGKCAYCGTKIKMNYMLVELITPIIWITLFWHFGSTFNWVFAKYLIFYSIGIMIFFIDVYHKIIPDVLSLPLIIIGLAISCLNAVDLPILSALTGSATGFFFFYLLALAISHSLKREALGGGDIKFIAAIGAFIGIKGVLFTIFISAAIALLVVILSGKDKSSEVPYGPFLILGAFIYTIAGNYMLYFYLNFFY from the coding sequence ATGGCTATAATCTATATCTTTCTATTTATTACTGGGGCAGCTTTTGGCAGCTTCTTTAATGTCTGTATCTGGAGAATCCCTCTTCATCAGTCAATCATTTCACCTGGCTCAAGATGTCCGCATTGCCTGAATAATATCAAGCCCTGGCACAATATTCCTATTCTCAGCTACCTGCTCCTCAAAGGTAAATGCGCCTATTGCGGAACGAAGATAAAAATGAATTATATGCTGGTGGAATTGATCACTCCCATTATCTGGATCACCTTATTCTGGCACTTTGGCAGCACTTTTAACTGGGTTTTTGCCAAATACCTGATCTTTTATAGTATAGGTATAATGATTTTCTTTATTGATGTTTATCATAAGATCATTCCTGATGTACTTTCATTACCTCTTATAATTATTGGACTCGCTATTTCTTGCCTTAATGCGGTGGATCTGCCTATTCTCTCAGCTCTCACTGGTTCTGCTACTGGTTTCTTTTTCTTCTATCTGCTTGCACTTGCCATTAGCCACTCCCTCAAAAGAGAAGCTCTTGGCGGTGGCGATATCAAATTTATCGCTGCCATTGGGGCATTTATCGGCATCAAAGGTGTGCTTTTTACCATATTTATCTCCGCTGCTATTGCTCTTCTGGTGGTTATACTATCAGGTAAAGACAAAAGCAGTGAAGTCCCTTATGGTCCCTTCCTCATCCTCGGTGCATTCATCTATACCATAGCCGGGAACTATATGCTCTATTTCTATCTCAATTTCTTTTACTAA
- a CDS encoding type II secretion system F family protein, producing MAAFQYIIKDVKGARSEGIIKATSLDEAVDKLAAEGNIVISVKTAAEGSFRGKMSLFDKLMLQIYKWRTGVGLRTLVFFTRQMATMFSAGLTIEKSITNLEKSEKNNKFRKVLVKIANDIKKGFSLSEALEEHPGIFNPLYISLVKAGEVSGTLHTILDELAVYLEKLEDTRRKVSTALTYPAFILCFLVIVSFCLFYYIIPMFARVYEDFDADLPIPTQIAIFIADWIGANVFYFFLIILAVIMTVFLIYLSDRGRFIIDKMTLHVPVIGGLMKNSILSKFARTFSILMTAGVPIMDTLELSQDVVQNAVVEKAVADARNMVKEGYTVAGALKRTGVFPSTLLQLVATGEETGDMDRLLAKAAEFYEKLVDSVIDRLSSLIEPLLIVLMAAVVGSIVIVIYLPIFNLGLAISSGAK from the coding sequence ATGGCTGCTTTTCAATATATAATTAAGGATGTCAAAGGGGCTCGCTCCGAAGGTATCATCAAAGCAACTTCGCTTGATGAAGCCGTGGATAAACTTGCAGCGGAAGGTAATATCGTTATATCGGTAAAAACTGCTGCTGAAGGTTCATTCCGTGGCAAGATGTCCCTGTTTGACAAATTGATGCTGCAAATTTATAAGTGGCGTACCGGTGTGGGATTGAGAACCCTCGTCTTTTTCACTCGCCAGATGGCTACGATGTTCTCGGCTGGACTAACCATCGAGAAATCGATAACCAATCTGGAAAAAAGTGAGAAAAACAATAAGTTCCGTAAAGTGTTGGTGAAAATTGCTAATGACATTAAAAAAGGATTTAGCTTATCTGAAGCACTGGAAGAACATCCGGGTATTTTTAATCCTCTCTATATCTCGCTGGTGAAAGCTGGTGAGGTTTCTGGTACCCTCCATACAATTCTGGATGAACTCGCTGTTTATCTTGAGAAACTGGAAGACACAAGACGTAAGGTTTCCACAGCGCTTACATATCCTGCATTTATTCTCTGTTTCCTGGTGATAGTTTCATTTTGTTTATTCTATTACATTATCCCCATGTTTGCCAGAGTTTATGAAGATTTTGACGCTGATTTACCTATACCTACTCAGATTGCTATTTTTATTGCTGACTGGATAGGCGCAAATGTCTTCTATTTCTTCTTGATAATCTTAGCAGTGATAATGACAGTTTTTCTCATTTACCTCAGCGATCGTGGCAGGTTTATTATAGATAAAATGACCCTGCATGTTCCGGTTATTGGCGGATTGATGAAAAATTCCATTCTCAGTAAGTTTGCCAGAACATTTAGCATTCTGATGACAGCTGGTGTACCCATTATGGATACACTGGAGCTCAGTCAGGATGTGGTACAAAATGCAGTTGTCGAGAAGGCAGTTGCCGACGCCCGTAATATGGTAAAAGAAGGTTACACAGTTGCTGGAGCGCTCAAAAGAACCGGGGTTTTCCCTTCTACTCTTTTGCAGCTCGTGGCTACCGGTGAAGAAACAGGTGATATGGATAGACTGCTTGCCAAGGCTGCTGAGTTTTATGAAAAACTCGTGGACTCGGTTATTGACAGACTGTCATCACTTATCGAACCTCTTCTTATTGTGCTTATGGCAGCTGTCGTGGGTTCTATTGTTATTGTGATTTACTTACCAATATTCAATCTTGGTCTTGCCATCTCTTCTGGTGCCAAATAA